GGAAGCATCTCATGAGCATTGTCCTTAATGTCCATTTCCTCTCTGGGCTTTGCAGAAGGACTGTTAAGGGAGAAGGCCTTGAAAGCAGGATGAAAAACTGCTAAGAAAAGTTTTCTTGGCAGAAGCTGttaaatgaaataagaaattggagagaaatacatttctgcagctttacaatttttttaaaatgtacatgAGTGACTAGAACATTTTGCAGTTTGTTATACTTGGATGCATACTTTAGACCAAACCCATTCTTCCATTCAAGTATTTCAGCTGTCCCAGATGCTTCTaggggaaataaaatttaaaattcacaaGTGATGGATAAGTGAATGgataaatatttgtaatataTATGCGTTTTAAgtccttttttgtttggttggttggtttggcttttggtttttgttccTGAGTTTTACAAAGCATATGCATGCAGAGTCTCATTGaaggttttatttctgcttggaacctgggctgcagggccagaagTCTGACACAAATTGTGCACTGGCTAAGCTTTTGGCTCTGTCCTTTCACAGCCTTCCTGTGCTTCAGTGAAGAAGGGTTTCGGGTGGAACAAGCCCTAAAGCAGAAAGTTTCTTAGAGTAGGctaaagcagaaatatttccttatcATTGTCTCATGGGGCCTTTGTACAGTTTGTGAGTAGGCAGTGAATAGGCTCTCCTGCCAAGGTGGTCACTTACACCAGAGCTCCGTGTCTATAAAATTAAATGGCTTAGACAACTATGTTTATTAGCACTGCAACCACAACTAAGGTTGTTTTCTCAGATCTATAAGCCTAATATTTTTGGTCACAAATTGTGCAAGAAGTTTGAAtaccttaattaaaaaaacttctGGAAAAGGATTTACACTAATGGTTAAAATTAGGGACTGATCTAATAGATAGTATtgcttttggaagaaaaatgaggaagacacaaacacaaaaatcaaTACTTGAGAAATACAGCCATCTGAAAACACATTAGGGTTGTTTTCTTCAACCCAAAGTCCTCTGGCCTCTAGAGAGAGGTGTGCTGAGAAAATATCTTTGCTGAACCCACTCTATGTTTTTACAAAAACATAAGCATGTTTATTGTAACCTATGAAGAGCCTATGACCTGCAGGATCAAGTCTGTTTAGACTGAGCACACTAATGCAAAAACACATTAGAAACctaattttcacatttcctgTGTAATTTGAGTATTTCATTCCTCTCTCAGACTTGGGTTTTCTTGTTTGGGTTTAGTTTCCTTTTGGGTTGTTTCTTTGATGACCACAACATctacattttttctctttacttctTCAAAGCTGTGCAAAGAGGAATTTTTATTAGCTGGCTCATCAGAGTTGATTGTATTTTGAGTGTTGAAATCAGCAAGCTGTGCAGGTGGAACACATGGtgtttgaagtatttttttctgctttatattACTGATACAATGTTGTGtataaagttttatttctcatagtcttagcagaaaataaagataCCAGATTCATactttttataaatatatttgtaagCATATAGGCTCAAGGAAGCACAGATTTTAAGTCCTCAGACTTCTGTTTTTCACTTAATACttaaaaaggggttttttaagttgctataaaaattataaaaataatttattgtgcTAAAATCTGCTGAAATAACCTTAGTAAAGATCAGCTAGTTCACAACTGCACTGTAAGCCCTTACCTTATGCATTCCCAATTTAAATTCTAGATACCTGTTatgtttgaaattattattaaatgtgTGAGTACTGTGCCACGAAAGTAATGAGTGGGTGCTGGCATGCAAAGTTACGTGACATTTGAATATATTTCTAATCTGAACGACTTATTTTTTCCAGCACACAACCACAATCAACATATCTTTATTCCAGTTTCCCTTGGGCTATTGAACCCTGAGACATCTGGTGGCAAATTCTGAGCTCAGAATTGGAACTGGCCTTTCAGTCAGATGGAGACTTTGGAGGAAAAGAGCAATCTCCTTGGTTTACAGGCAGACAACAACATGGAGCAACCATTCACTGTCAGCTCATTGGTATGtattacagaaaaatgtttcagtggCTGAGCAACCTCTCTGtcatttaggaaaaatttcAAGAGAGCTGTGTAGCAGTGGTGGCTCTCAGCTCCGTGGGTCTCTTCCTGCATGCTGCCCGACAGTTTTGTTGGaatttattatatttctgtatGTGTGATTTATAGGGTGTCAGCAACCAGATTTTTAAGAAGTTGAAATGAGCATTTTGAAtagaaagagtaaaaaatttCATCAAAGTGAGAGGAAACAACTTACAGTAgccatttattaatttattaattaccAGGAAGGTAATGACCATAATAAGCAGCTGTGGTTCTTCGTCAGTAATTAGTTCAAACTTCTTAGTCTTTAACTGCCTCATTTAAAACTGGAAATGAAGATTTGAAGTGAACTGTTGACTCAACAGAGGAGCTTATTGCTCTTTGTTTCCTGAACTGTTTCTAGCAGTCAAATGCTATACATCATGTAATAATACCCTGAGTATTCAGGACATCaatcaaattatttcagtaacTTAAGACAGAACCTTGTAGAATTCATGTGTGTGGATTTTTAAAGAGCACACACTTTATACTGCCTTTGGTAATTTCTACAGCAATTTActtaattttcctaattttatcctttttgttgttgttttcagaggaaataagatcacttttctttttgatcACAATTACTTGCAATTGAGAAATATGCTGTAATGTTTCAACTGTGCAATATGTAATTGTGAAATATATTGTAATGTTTCAACTGTGGCTAGAGGTGGAGAAACCAAAGCCTATTTTCAGAAGAAACTAGCTGAGTATTTCCCTTGAGCTTCTTGACTGAGACCACTTACTGAAAGTGAAAGGGAATATTCTCTTAGCTAACGAGACTGTTCTTTTTCAGAGAAAGCTGGTAGCTATTCCTGACCACACAGACATCTCAGTGACCCCGGAGGAGAGAGTGAGGGCCTTGAGCAAGCTGGGCAGCAACATCAGCATCAACGAGGAGATCACGCCGCGGCGGTACTTCCGATCGGGCGTGGAGATGGAGCGCATGGCCGCCGTCTACATGGAGGAGGGCAACCTGGAGAACGCCTTCGTCTTCTACAACAAGTTCATCACGTGAGAAAGCAGTTGCAGCTTATAATTCGGAGTAGACTGAAATGGAGAGTTGCCCTGAGAACCCCCATAGATAAGGAGAGATTTGTTGAATGTGTTCTTGCAGAACAGCTCTGTTCTCTGTGGGTATTTTACACTGAGCGTGGGCTTTGTTAAAACTTCCTGCCACCTTTTCATGTGGTTGTCCTACCCATGTGTGAACTGCCAGGCATGAATTAACCTAGCATACAGAGGTTTGAATTTACTCTGCCAGGCCATACCATGAGCACTCTTGCCCCCAGATTACTCTTTATATGTCAGCATGTTGGTTAAGTACAATTTTTGACTTTAAAAGCAATGTTTAAATAAGATTTCTAAGCCTTTAGTAGTTATGCTGTATGAGCATCTGCTGATCTTAAGGATGGTAGTATTGcacaataataaaaaacatgAGAGAAgtgttttcttgctttcattttacttttcttcctcaaaagGATTAAGTATAGTTTATTGTTTCTTACAGGAATAAATGCAAAATCTGCAGTGCATGTTTATGATTATTCTTCTTACCACAAAAGAGCAAATCCGGCCAGCTTTCATTACAACTCTCAAAATAGACAGCTGAAAAATATATCACTGGCAGATTTAAACTTTTAACCTAGCTAGTTTTGCTGTAGGATtgattggtttgttttattACTTCAGAAaggtttgagggttttttactgtgcatattttaaatttttgtaaaGGAAACATCCTTCCTCCCTCCAAATTTCCTCATGCTCTGAAAGCTAGACCAAAGCTCTCTTAGCCCACCTCTTTTCAAATGTATCTGTCTCTATAAAAAGAGGGTCTGGAGGTGAATATTGGGCAAATTGCTGAAAGAATGATAGCAGCTGTACATAGCAAACTCTTTGCACCTGAGTGTTGCCATAATTTATCTGTGCAGCTTGGTCTGGTAAAAATACCTGCTTTAGTGACAGTCAGTGTTGTATTCTATTCTTCCGCTGGAGAGTCAGCATTTTGGCTAAGAACAGATAAAGAGTAGAAATAGGATTTACTAGCACAGGCTAGAGTGAAGGGTGGTTTTGAGGGATATTTTTAGATGCTGGCTGCTAGTtaggcctttttttttaacctaacCCAGTACTAATGGAAACCAAAATATACTAGATGTGGAAAATAATCTCCTGTCCTTATTCTGTGTCCCCCATTCAGGTCCATCCCATAATGCGTTGGTTTAAACATGTGTGTAGAACCCTGGTCCAAGTCATCTGGAATTCAGTGTTTGACAGTTATGTGAAACTGATTTTTCTGCCAACATGAAAGCTATTATGGATATTCTTCTGACTAAACACAGGCATGTTTAATTTTCTAGGCTGTTTGTAGAAAAGCTGCCCAGTCACCGAGACTATCACCAATGTGCAGTACCAGAAAAACAAGATATTATTAAGGTAGGGTTATGGTTTCCTGGTATTTATGAAATGTTTTACTCAGAAcctcttcattttttccagCCCATATAGGCCAtaacttctttttccccagagCAACCATAGCAGCCATCACAGCTTCAATTTCTGATACTTTTCTCCACTACTCgtacatgttttattttggaaattaaattattgaTCTAAAACGTGAATGAGAATGGTCTGAGTAAGTTGGTAGGCTGTTGGGAGCCTGGAAACCTCTATTTCTGAAAGTTTGcatattaaaaatgcagatgttaACAGTACTTAGTTTGATTCTGGTCCCAGTTATGTGAATGGAGAATGGTCCAAACTGACTATTGCAAacaggaggagaaatgtgtgGCATTACTGATGCCTGTGCAGTATTTGCTTACTCTCCTAAATAAGtaaagtatatatttttttctttattaccaAATATGTATTTACTTAGTTTTTACcagattttttccctccatttccaTACAAAATAGTTTTActttagtttttttcccctctagaaaataaatcctaaataaatttaaagtaTAGCCTTAGACTGAACTTTAAACAGCTGGAACTGCCCAGTGAGAATTTCTAGTAGGACCATGAGTGTCTCTCGCTCCCTGCCCCCATGTTTGCTTGCTTTCTCTACTGTTAAACTGAATGTTTtactcaaaaccaaaacaatctATGCCAAAGTTCTGACTGTGGTCCACTAGGAGAACAGCCCTTCTGAGAAAGGGCATCTAACATGGCTTTCCCCTGTGGCACTCAGTAGCATTAAGCACATGGTCACTTTCCCTCCCTTGCCTACAGcctctgaattattttgtaGTAGCCTTCACATAAGTGGAAAGCATTGGGTATTGGTTCTGTTTTATAAGAAATGTTGTTTTGCCGGGTCCGTGACAGAAAGCTACAAGTATAACTATCTCTtcaaaaaaaacctttctttttgcCACTTGAAAATGGGCATATTCAGACATATTTCTGACTGAGAAGTTCCAGAGAGAAATGCAGTGTTCCTACCTGAAACACTCTAAGTTGGCcttaacatttttaaacaaattacgCCTACAACAAAAACATTAGTCATCACACACCTATTAAACAAGACAGAGATAACAGACTCCTACTAAAAGGACTAATCTTTCCTTGAGATAAGAAGCAGCCATGTCACATGTTTCACTAATGTAAATCAATATATTTATTGAAACCAATGTACTATAGAAGCTTCATAAACTGATGATATAatgtgtattttctcttttgctttttttttttcctgtgagaagagcaggtttttttctgttttgtattttttaaaaatctgtgttaCAGCTGAGTTTGTTTTCCAGGTGgctcttttaaaaagtgaaaagtaaACTTATTTATCTTTTTCCCCATCCCACCTCAAAGAAATTGAAGGAGGTTGCATTTCCACGGACAGACGAACTGAAAAGAGATCTTTTGAAAAAGTATAACTTAGAATATCAAGAGTACATGCAACACAAAGTAAGTTTTATATGATTATTAAATGTTGACATGCATATTTTTCTGTcatataaaacttaaaaattaagCAGTAAAAGGCCAGTTTTACAAAAACCTAATAATTTCCTGAGCTGCTTAGGAAtgacttttcatttcttcttcagaaTCAGCTggtcatttaaaaataagtaatgCAACTGTGTGCTGGGAAATACATGTGCTGCCATATTTACTTAATAACTGTCTACAGAGATCCAGTTAGGTTTTTGATGTGCTCTGATGTCAccttataaagaaaattaaattgataCTCATCTCCATAAGCGGAAAAGATTCCTTGGCTCCAAATGTGCTCTAATTTGAATTGAGATTGAAGCCACTGAAAACAGGATCTATAGCTTAAAAACTTGTATTGGAAAAAGAATCCAAGAAACATCTTTTTTGTTCCATCCATCAATGCTATGTTTCCATCCTACCTTTGGGGATATAGTTGTATTTTCCAGTTCAGTAACCAGGTTCCAAAAGAGTTCCTTTTTATTGACAGGATTTTATGGGTTTATTGAACTATTAGATTGctcctttccttccatttttcctgGCATTTTTGGTGTTCTGAGAATGTCactttgttgtgtttgtttcagaacaaatgtaaaactgaatttctgaagAAACTGGAGCACCAAAAGCTAATAGAGGCAGAGAAGAAACGAATCGCACATATGCGGCAGCAGCAGCTCGAATCGGAACAGTTTCAATTCTTTGAGGATCAACTTAAGAAGCAAGAGCTAGCTCGAGATCAGAAAATCAAAGAGAGTGTGGTTATGTCTGAACAGATAGATGGAAGTATGCTGTCTTGTGTTTCTGTACCAGAGAACAGCTCCTtatctgcagcactgctggagaaaaaggagaggcGCGGcacctctggctgtgctggacatTCACCGCCAGTGGAACGGGTCCTAAAGCCAGCAGCCACTCTAAGTGCTGTTCAGAGTAAGTGCAGGcattgcttttttcccctattttattttgtctacCTTCTTATGTCTTTATTCACTGTGAGGATGCCCATACTGAAATAACCATGAACAGGTTTGTGCAAGCACAGCAGTTCCTTATAGTTTCTTCATTTTAAGAGGGAGAGTTGCACagtttcacattttccatttgagTACCAATGGATGGATACAGAGATTGAGATTTAGTGTCCTGTGAAACGAACTCTGAATCTTTCCATGGGCTTCAAGGGAACAGAAACAGAACCTGCAGTGGTTCCCCCTGGAAAGCCCTGGCCTGGGAGATGGTCCCAGCTGACTATCACCTCAGGGACAGGCTAATGAGCATATCTTGTGGGTTGGTGGCTTCAATTTAGATGAAGTGCTTATCCTGTAGATTTATTCTCATTAGAAGCCTATGATGTGGAAAGTATAATCCTTCCACTTGTAGTAAATATAGTATAATACACTGTGTATATTTCCTTATTTTAGGGATCTTCATTGTGTTATTGTGTTAGCTGTTAGCTGTAAATGccttttttaatctctttttctctctctctttttttttttatattcttggTTAGCTCAATTGGCCGAAGGACTCAGAGGTGTCATTTTGCCCAGGGATCTC
Above is a genomic segment from Serinus canaria isolate serCan28SL12 chromosome 6, serCan2020, whole genome shotgun sequence containing:
- the STAMBPL1 gene encoding AMSH-like protease; this encodes METLEEKSNLLGLQADNNMEQPFTVSSLRKLVAIPDHTDISVTPEERVRALSKLGSNISINEEITPRRYFRSGVEMERMAAVYMEEGNLENAFVFYNKFITLFVEKLPSHRDYHQCAVPEKQDIIKKLKEVAFPRTDELKRDLLKKYNLEYQEYMQHKNKCKTEFLKKLEHQKLIEAEKKRIAHMRQQQLESEQFQFFEDQLKKQELARDQKIKESVVMSEQIDGSMLSCVSVPENSSLSAALLEKKERRGTSGCAGHSPPVERVLKPAATLSAVQTQLAEGLRGVILPRDLCHKFLLLAEANTVRGIETCGILCGKLTHNEFTITHVIVPKQTAGPDYCDMENVEELFGIQDQYDLLTLGWIHTHPTQTAFLSSVDLHTHCSYQLMLPEAIAIVCSPKHNDTGIFRLTNAGMLEVSACKKKGFHPHTKDPRLFNPCTHVVGKDIKIIVLDLR